In Populus nigra chromosome 1, ddPopNigr1.1, whole genome shotgun sequence, one genomic interval encodes:
- the LOC133691905 gene encoding cucurbitadienol 11-hydroxylase-like, which translates to MWAIGLVVVALVVIYYTHMIFKWRSPKIEGVLPPGSMGWPLIGETLQFIIPGKSLDLHPFVKKRMQKYGPIFKTSLVGRPIIVSTDYEMNKYILQHEGTLVELWYLDSFAKFFALEGETRVNAIGTVHKYLRSITLNHFGVESLKESLLPKIEDMLHTNLAKWASQGPVDVKQVISVMVFNFTANKIFGYDAENSKEKLSENYTKILNSFISLPLNIPGTSFHKCMQDREKMLKMLKNTLMERLNDPSKRRGDFLDQAIDDMKTEKFLTEDFIPQLMFGILFASFESMSTTLTLTFKFLTENPRVVEELRAEHEAIVKRRENPNSRLTWEEYRSMTFTQMVVNETLRISNIPPGLFRKALKDFQVKGYTVPAGWTVMLVTPATQLNPDTFKDPVTFNPWRWQELDQVTISKNFMPFGGGTRQCAGAEYSKLVLSTFLHILVTDYSFTKIRGGDVSRTPIISFGDGIHIKFTARA; encoded by the exons ATGTGGGCAATTGGATTGGTTGTTGTAGCCTTGGTGGTGATATACTATACTCATATGATTTTCAAATGGAGAAGCCCAAAAATTGAAGGAGTTCTCCCTCCAGGTTCCATGGGCTGGCCCCTCATTGGAGAAACTCTCCAGTTCATCATTCCTGGAAAATCTCTGGACCTTCATCCATTCGTCAAGAAAAGGATGCAAAA GTATGGACCGATCTTTAAAACCAGCTTGGTTGGAAGGCCTATCATTGTGTCCACTGACTATGAAATGAACAAGTACATCTTGCAACACGAAGGAACCTTGGTTGAGCTATGGTATTTGGATTCCTTTGCCAAATTCTTCGCTCTGGAGGGTGAAACCAGGGTGAACGCTATCGGTACAGTTCACAAATACTTGAGAAGCATAACTTTGAACCACTTTGGTGTCGAGAGCCTTAAAGAATCATTGCTTCCTAAAATCGAAGACATGCTTCACACCAACTTGGCAAAGTGGGCTTCTCAGGGACCTGTTGACGTCAAACAAGTTATCTCTGTC atggttttcaattttactgCAAACAAAATATTTGGTTATGATGCCGAGAACTCAAAAGAGAAGCTCAGTGAGAATTACACGAAGATCTTGAACAGTTTCATCTCCTTGCCTTTGAATATTCCTGGAACTTCGTTCCACAAGTGCATGCAG GACCGAGAGAAGATGTTGAAAATGCTCAAGAATACACTGATGGAGAGGCTCAACGACCCATCAAAGCGTCGGGGagattttcttgatcaagccATTGATGATATGAAGACTGAGAAGTTCTTGACGGAGGATTTCATCCCCCAGCTCATGTTCGGGATCTTGTTTGCCAGCTTTGAATCCATGTCAACCACCCTAACTCTTACATTCAAGTTTCTTACAGAGAACCCTCGAGTAGTTGAGGAATTGAGA GCTGAGCATGAGGCAATTGTGAAGAGAAGGGAAAATCCGAACTCCCGCCTCACATGGGAGGAGTACCGATCAATGACTTTCACACAAATG GTTGTCAACGAAACGCTTAGAATTTCCAACATCCCACCTGGTTTGTTCCGAAAGGCACTGAAAGATTTCCAAGTCAAAG GATACACTGTTCCAGCTGGTTGGACAGTAATGCTCGTTACCCCTGCTACTCAGTTGAACCCTGATACCTTCAAGGATCCAGTCACATTCAATCCATGGCGCTGGCAG GAACTTGACCAAGTTACCATCTCCAAGAATTTCATGCCATTTGGTGGCGGCACGAGACAATGTGCCGGGGCAGAGTACAGCAAGCTGGTCTTGTCGACTTTTCTTCATATCCTGGTCACCGATTACAg CTTTACGAAGATCAGGGGAGGAGACGTCTCTCGGACCCCTATCATTTCATTCGGTGATGGTATCCATATTAAGTTTACAGCCAGAGCATAA